Part of the Paracoccus sp. MC1862 genome, GGGGCGGCATGAAGATCCTCGTGACGGGCGGTGCGGGCTTCATCGGCTCGGCGGTGGTGCGGCTGGCGGTCGGGCGCGGGCATGAGGTCGTGAACCTCGACGCGCTGACCTATGCGGCGAACCTTGAGAGCGTGGCCTCGGTGGCGGGAAGCCCGCGCTACGCCTTCGAGCAGGCCGACATCCGCGACCGCACGGCGCTGGATCGCGTCTTCGCGACGCACCGGCCGGATGCGGTGATGCATCTCGCCGCGGAAAGCCACGTGGACCGCTCGATCGACGGCCCCGGCGCCTTCATCGAGACCAATGTGACCGGCACCTGTAACCTGCTGGAAGCGGCGCGGGCTTGGTGGACGCGCGAGGGCAGGCCCGAGGGCTTCCGCTTTCATCACATCTCAACCGACGAGGTCTTCGGATCGCTCGGCGAGACAGGGCAGTTCACGGAAGCTACGCCCTACGACCCGCGCTCGCCCTATTCGGCGTCCAAGGCGGCATCCGACCATCTGGTGCGCGCCTGGCACGAGACCTACGGGTTGCCGGTGGTGCTGACGAACTGTTCCAACAACTACGGCCCCTTCCACTTCCCCGAGAAGCTGGTGCCGGTGGTGATCCTCAATGCCCTGCACGGGCGCGAGATCCCGGTCTATGGCGATGGCGGCAATGTGCGCGACTGGCTGTATGTCGAGGACCACGCCGATGCGCTGCTGCTGTGCCTCGAACAGGGCGCGGTCGGCCGCAGCTACAACATCGGCGGCGAGAACGAGGCCCGCAACATCGACCTCGTGCGCACCATCTGCGCGCATCTGGACGATATGCGGCCCGAAGGCGGCCCGCATGACCGCCTGATCCGCTTCGTGACTGACCGCCCGGGCCATGACCGGCGCTATGCGATCGACCCGACTCGCATCCGCACCGAACTGGACTGGCGCCCCTCGGTCACGGTCGAGGAAGGGCTGAAGCGCACCGTCGCCTGGTATCTCGAGAACGAGGACTGGTGGCGCCCGCTGCTGGCCCGACAGGGCGTGGGCAGGCGGCTGGGGGCGGGCTGAGGTTGCGCGAGCGCATGGGTATTTGGGCCAGGATGAAGCCCCTGAGGGAGAATCCACGATGGACGGTCTGATGATCTTCGGCCGCACGGGGCAGGTGGCGCGGGAACTCGCGCGGCTTGCGCCCGAGGCGCGCTTCGTCGGCCGCGACGAGGCCGACCTGGCCGATCCGGCCGCCTGCGCCGCGCTGATCCGAGAGGTCCGCCCCGCCTGTGTCATCAACGCTGCGGCCTATACCGCGGTGGACCGGGCCGAGACGGAGCCGGAGCTTGCCCGGCTGGTCAATGCCCGGGCGCCGGGTGCCATGGCCGCCGCCTGTGCCGAGGCGGGCATCCCGTTTCTTCATGTCTCGACGGATTATGTCTTTGACGGCTCGGGAGAGGCGCTGCGCCGCGAGGAGGCGCCAACCGGCCCGCTTGGGGCCTATGGACAGACCAAGCTCGATGGCGAGCGCGCCATCGCTGCCGCCGGCGGGCAATGGGCGGTGCTGCGGACAAGCTGGGTCTTCTCGGCGCATGGCACGAATTTCGTCAGGACCATGCGGCGGCTGGGGGCCGAGCGCGAGCGGCTGACCATCGTCTCCGACCAGGTCGGCGGGCCGACGCCCGCGGGTGACATCGCGGGTGCCCTTCTGACGATGGCACGGGCGATGGTGGCCGATCCGGCCAAGGGCGGCCTCTATCACTTCGCGGGCGCGCCCGACGTGAGCTGGGCTGATTTCGCCCGCGAGATCTTCGCCCGCTCGGGTCTCGCGCCGCAGGTCGTGGACATCCCGACCAGCGCCTATCCCACCCCGGCGCGGCGGCCGTTGAACTCGCGCCTTGACTGCGGCGCCATCACCCGCGCCTTCGGCATCGCGCGCCCGGACTGGCGGGCAGGGCTCGATCGCGTCATTCAGGAGCTTTCCGCATGAGCCGCCGCAAGGGCATCATCCTGGCCGGGGGTTCGGGCACCCGCCTTTACCCGATCACGCTGGGCGTCTCGAAGCAGCTTCTGCCGGTCTATGACAAGCCGATGATCTATTATCCCCTGTCGGTGCTGATGCTGACCGGCATCCGCGAGATTGCGATCATCACCACCCCCGACGACCAAGCGCAGTTCCAGCGGCTGCTGGGCGACGGCCGACAGTGGGGGATCGAACTGACCTGGATCGTGCAGCCCCGGCCCGAGGGGCTGGCGCAAGCCTATGTCCTGGCCGAGGAGTTCCTTGCCGGGGCGCCCTCGGCGATGGTGCTGGGCGACAACATCTTCCACGGCCACGGGCTGACCGAAATGCTGGCGCAGGCCGACGCACGGCAGGAGGCGACGGTCTTCGGCTATCACGTGGCCGATCCCGAACGCTACGGCGTCGTGGCTTTCGACGACAGGGGCCGGGCCGTGCAGATCATCGAGAAGCCCGCGGTGCCGCCCTCGAACTATGCGGTCACCGGGCTTTACTTCCTCGACGCCGATGCCTCGCGTCGTGCCCGCGACGTGACGCCCTCGGAACGTGGCGAACTGGAGATTGCCACCCTGCTGGAAACCTACCTGCACGAGGGCCGGCTGACCGTCGAGCGCATGGGCCGCGGTTTCGCCTGGCTCGACACCGGCACCCACAGCAGCCTGCTGGACGCCGGCAACTTTGTCCGCACACTGGAAGAGCGCCAGGGGATGCAGTCGGGCAGCCCCGACGAGGCCGCCTACCAGCAGGGCTGGATCAGCGACGTGCAACTGCGCACCCAGGCGCAGAAGTTCGGGAAGACCGATTACGGAATGTATCTGGCAAGGCTGCTGGACCAGGTGCCGCTGGCGTGACGGCCTGTGCTTGGCTTTCGTCTTTGCCTGAACATCATCCGGGGCTGGCCAGCGCCCGGACAACAGCGGATCAGAAAACAGCCATCATGGCTGTTTTTCCGCCTGATGGGTCCGATGGACTGTTTTCAGCAAGCCGGGGGCACAGCCCGGGGGAAGGAATCCCCCCCCGCTGCGACGGCGACGCAGGCATCCGGGTTCAATCCGGCACCAGCATGTAGCCCGCGCCGCGCACGGTCTGCAGGTAGCGCGGCTCGCGCGGGTCAGGCTCGATCTTGCGGCGCAGGCGGGTGATCTGCACGTCGATGGCGCGGTCCGAGTTCTCGCCCGCGTCGTCCGGCTCGCGGCCCAGTTCCTCGATCAGCGTGGGGCGGTCCACGGCCTCGCCCGGCGTTTCGGCCAGACGCCGCATCAGGGTCTGCTCGCTGCCGGTCAGGTGGATGGGCGTGTCGCCGCTCCACAACTCGCCCTTGGCGGTGTCGAAGCGCATGGGGCCGAGCGTCAGGAACTTGGGACCCCGGTTCTCGACCGCAGGCATCCGGCGCAGGATGGCGGCGATCCGCAGCAGAAGCTCGCGCGGCTCGAAGGGCTTGGGCAGGTAGTCGTCCGCCCCGGATTCCAGTCCCGCGATCCGGTCGTCGGTGTCGCCCTTGGCGGTCAGCAGCAGGACCGGGGTCTGGCTGTGGCGGCGCAGCGATCGGGTGAGCGTGATCCCGTCCTCGCCCGGCATCATCACGTCCAGCACGATCAGGTCGAACTCCAGCCCTGCCAGCAGGCGGCGGGCCTGTGCGGCGTCCTTGGCAGTCGTGACGTAATAGCCGTTGCGCACGAGGAAGCGGCGCAGCAGCGTGCGGATGCGTTCGTCGTCATCGACGATCAGAAGGTGAGCGTCGGGATTGCTCATCCCGTGGCCCCCGTGCGGCGGGGAACGAGGCGCTGTTCCGGCGCTTCGCGCAAGGCGCGGAACTGGCCCAGCATCTCGCCGTCCATCATCGCCTCCAGCACCTGCCGGAAACCGGCGACCGCCTGCGGCCCGGCGGCGCGATAGGCGGCGCGGACGCGGGCGCGCTGCGCCTCGGAGAGCCGCCGTTCCAGCGCCGTGCCCTTCTCGGTCAGGTAAAGCTGGCGCTCGCGCCGGTCGCGGCGGCCGATGCGGCTGTCCACCAGCCCGTCCTCGATCAGCGTCCGCAGCACGCGGTTCAGGGATTGCTTGGTCACGCCCAGCACTGCCAGCAGCGAGGTAACGGTCAGGCCCGGATCGCGGGTAATGAAGTGCAGCGCCCTATGGTGGGCGCGGCCATAGCCGATTTCTTCAAGGATCAGGTCGGGGTCCGAGGTGAAGGCGCGATAGGCGAAATACATCGCCTCGATGCCACGCCGGATCTGGTCGTCGGTCAGGAACAGCAGGCTTTCGCCGCCGGGAATGGGATGGGGGTCGCTTCTCATTCCGGGTTGCCGCATCCTTGTTGCCGAGGGTTGGGCCAAGGATAGGGCAGTGTTGTTGACTTTCCAAGAATCAATCTCTACCCCTTGCCTCTGACGCAACTTTTTGCCCTTCGCGGCAGGGTCGCGCGAAACATTCGCAAATCACGAGGCTCATGGGGATCATGGCAGGCAGCTACGAAGACCGCGACGGCAAGATCTGGATGGACGGAGAACTGGTCGACTGGCGCGACGCCAAGGTCCATGTCCTGACCCATGCGCTGCACTATGCCAGCGCCGTCTTCGAGGGCGAGCGCTGCTATGACGGCAAGATCTTCAAGTCGCGACAGCATTCCGAGCGCCTGCTGAAGTCGGGCGAGTTGATCGACATGGACATCCCCTGGACGCCCGAGCAGATCTGCGAGGCCAAGCGCGCGGTGCTTGAGGCCAACGGCTTCACCAACGCCTATGTCCGGGCGCTGGCCTTCCGCGGCGCCGGGCCCGACATGGGGGTGGCCGCCAGCCATAACCCGGTGCGGCTGGCCATCTGCACCTGGGAATGGGGCAGCTATTACGGCGACGCCAAGTGGCAGGGCGCGAAGCTCGACATCTCGAAGTGGAAGCGGCCGAGCCCCGAGACGATCCCGGCGGCGGCCAAGGCGGCGGGGCTTTACATGATCTGCACCATGTCCAAGCACGCGGCCGAGAAGAAGGGCTGCTCGGATTCGCTGTTCATGGACTATCGCGGCTATGTGGCCGAGGCGACCGGGGCCAACGTCTTCTTCGTGCGTGATGGGGAGATCCACACGCCGCTGGCCGACGCCTTTCTGAACGGCATCACGCGGCAGACCGTGATCCAGATGTGCAAGGATCAGGGGATGGCCGTGCACGAGCGCCACATCCTGCCCGAAGAAGTGGAGAGCTTTCAGGAATGCTTTCTGACCGGCTCGGCCGCAGAGGTCACGCCTGTCGCCCAGATCGGCGAGAACTGGCATTTCCAGGTGGGGCCGACGACGCGGAAGATCGCCGAAAGCTACGAGGCGCTGGTGCGGGCCTGACCGCTGGGCCGGGGCGCTGCCCCGCTCGCCACTGCCATGGCCTTCCTTGCTGAAAACAGTCCACTGGACTGTCCTCCGGGCGCTCGGAAGCCCGGGATATTTGAGAACCGTCCGAAGAGTCATGTGGCTTTCGGGCGGTTCGGTCCGTTGCGGGGCGCGGCGTTGAAGGTTACATGCCGCCCATGCTGGACAATCGCCCCCAACTGCCGCCCGAAATCGCCCGCCGCCGGACCTTCGCGATCATCGCGCATCCGGACGCCGGCAAGACCACGCTGAC contains:
- the rfbB gene encoding dTDP-glucose 4,6-dehydratase; translated protein: MKILVTGGAGFIGSAVVRLAVGRGHEVVNLDALTYAANLESVASVAGSPRYAFEQADIRDRTALDRVFATHRPDAVMHLAAESHVDRSIDGPGAFIETNVTGTCNLLEAARAWWTREGRPEGFRFHHISTDEVFGSLGETGQFTEATPYDPRSPYSASKAASDHLVRAWHETYGLPVVLTNCSNNYGPFHFPEKLVPVVILNALHGREIPVYGDGGNVRDWLYVEDHADALLLCLEQGAVGRSYNIGGENEARNIDLVRTICAHLDDMRPEGGPHDRLIRFVTDRPGHDRRYAIDPTRIRTELDWRPSVTVEEGLKRTVAWYLENEDWWRPLLARQGVGRRLGAG
- the rfbD gene encoding dTDP-4-dehydrorhamnose reductase, whose amino-acid sequence is MDGLMIFGRTGQVARELARLAPEARFVGRDEADLADPAACAALIREVRPACVINAAAYTAVDRAETEPELARLVNARAPGAMAAACAEAGIPFLHVSTDYVFDGSGEALRREEAPTGPLGAYGQTKLDGERAIAAAGGQWAVLRTSWVFSAHGTNFVRTMRRLGAERERLTIVSDQVGGPTPAGDIAGALLTMARAMVADPAKGGLYHFAGAPDVSWADFAREIFARSGLAPQVVDIPTSAYPTPARRPLNSRLDCGAITRAFGIARPDWRAGLDRVIQELSA
- the rfbA gene encoding glucose-1-phosphate thymidylyltransferase RfbA is translated as MSRRKGIILAGGSGTRLYPITLGVSKQLLPVYDKPMIYYPLSVLMLTGIREIAIITTPDDQAQFQRLLGDGRQWGIELTWIVQPRPEGLAQAYVLAEEFLAGAPSAMVLGDNIFHGHGLTEMLAQADARQEATVFGYHVADPERYGVVAFDDRGRAVQIIEKPAVPPSNYAVTGLYFLDADASRRARDVTPSERGELEIATLLETYLHEGRLTVERMGRGFAWLDTGTHSSLLDAGNFVRTLEERQGMQSGSPDEAAYQQGWISDVQLRTQAQKFGKTDYGMYLARLLDQVPLA
- a CDS encoding response regulator; the encoded protein is MSNPDAHLLIVDDDERIRTLLRRFLVRNGYYVTTAKDAAQARRLLAGLEFDLIVLDVMMPGEDGITLTRSLRRHSQTPVLLLTAKGDTDDRIAGLESGADDYLPKPFEPRELLLRIAAILRRMPAVENRGPKFLTLGPMRFDTAKGELWSGDTPIHLTGSEQTLMRRLAETPGEAVDRPTLIEELGREPDDAGENSDRAIDVQITRLRRKIEPDPREPRYLQTVRGAGYMLVPD
- a CDS encoding MarR family winged helix-turn-helix transcriptional regulator, translated to MRSDPHPIPGGESLLFLTDDQIRRGIEAMYFAYRAFTSDPDLILEEIGYGRAHHRALHFITRDPGLTVTSLLAVLGVTKQSLNRVLRTLIEDGLVDSRIGRRDRRERQLYLTEKGTALERRLSEAQRARVRAAYRAAGPQAVAGFRQVLEAMMDGEMLGQFRALREAPEQRLVPRRTGATG
- a CDS encoding branched-chain amino acid aminotransferase, yielding MAGSYEDRDGKIWMDGELVDWRDAKVHVLTHALHYASAVFEGERCYDGKIFKSRQHSERLLKSGELIDMDIPWTPEQICEAKRAVLEANGFTNAYVRALAFRGAGPDMGVAASHNPVRLAICTWEWGSYYGDAKWQGAKLDISKWKRPSPETIPAAAKAAGLYMICTMSKHAAEKKGCSDSLFMDYRGYVAEATGANVFFVRDGEIHTPLADAFLNGITRQTVIQMCKDQGMAVHERHILPEEVESFQECFLTGSAAEVTPVAQIGENWHFQVGPTTRKIAESYEALVRA